Proteins encoded within one genomic window of Humulus lupulus chromosome 1, drHumLupu1.1, whole genome shotgun sequence:
- the LOC133788662 gene encoding eukaryotic translation initiation factor 4B3 translates to MAATVSPWSKPGAWALDSEEQEAELLKEQEKKAGMEPLHDFPSLSAAAITKPKKKKGQTLSLAEFTTYGGPKPVAQPTAPAGLTHEDRMALPKGPRERTAEELERARHSGFRSFDRGDRNGDESSNSRWKSSDRNSNGFGKDAPRDSGPSRADEADNWASTKKSFGGGNDFERGERRERRGFFPDSQSKADESDSWVTNKSFVPSEGRRFGSNGGGFERERKVGFTSNGGGADGDFWGKRREESNGGTGNEGGSVGGGRPRLNLQPRTLPVVSDGGSPGSGSGTVAATVTKPKGSNPFGEARPREEVLAEKGQDWKKIEEQLDSLKIKEVNEKPEGGSSFGKRSFGIGNGRSVDRIEKSWRKPDTEDTNSQSAEKSEEDGPSAEEN, encoded by the exons ATGGCGGCAACAGTTTCTCCCTGGTCCAAACCCGGCGCTTGGGCCCTAGACTCCGAAGAGCAAGAAGCCGAACTTCTGAAGGAGCAGGAGAAGAAGGCAGGCATGGAGCCTCTTCATGATTTCCCTTCTCTTTCCGCCGCCGCCATCACGAAGCCTAAGAAAAAGAAAGGTCAGACTCTTTCTCTAGCCGAGTTCACCACCTATGGAGGTCCTAAACCAGTTGCCCAACCCACCGCCCCTGCGGGTTTGACCCATGAAGATCGCATGGCTCTCCCTAAGGGCCCTCGAGAGCGTACCGCCGAAGAGCTTGAACGGGCCCGTCATAGCGGCTTTAGGTCGTTTGATCGAGGTGATAGGAACGGCGACGAGTCGTCGAATTCGAGGTGGAAGAGTTCTGATAGGAACAGTAATGGGTTTGGTAAGGATGCGCCTAGGGACTCGGGGCCTTCTCGGGCTGACGAGGCCGACAATTGGGCATCGACGAAGAAATCGTTTGGGGGTGGTAATGATTTCGAGAGAGGCGAGCGAAGAGAAAGAAGAGGGTTCTTTCCTGATTCTCAATCGAAGGCCGATGAATCGGATAGCTGGGTCACGAATAAGAGCTTTGTGCCGTCCGAGGGACGAAGATTTGGGTCGAATGGTGGTGGGTTTGAGAGGGAGAGAAAAGTGGGTTTCACCTCCAATGGTGGTGGAGCAGATGGGGACTTCTGGGGTAAGAGAAGGGAGGAGAGTAATGGTGGAACTGGGAATGAGGGTGGGAGTGTGGGTGGAGGGAGGCCAAGGTTGAATTTGCAGCCGCGAACGCTACCTGTTGTTAGCGATGGAGGCTCGCCCGGTTCAGGTTCGGGGACTGTGGCGGCTACTGTGACCAAGCCAAAGGGCTCAAACCCTTTTGGAGAGGCCAGGCCGAGGGAGGAGGTTTTGGCTGAAAAAGGACAGGACTGGAAGAAGATCGAAGAGCAGCTTGATTCGTTGAAGATTAAGGAGGTGAATGAGAAGCCAGAGGGTGGATCTTCATTTGGGAAAAGGAGTTTTGGAATCGGGAATGGGCGATCTGTTGACCGCATTGAAAAGAGTTGGAGGAAGCCTGACACGGAGGATACTAATTCCCAAAG TGCTGAAAAAAGCGAGGAGGATGGGCCATCAGCTGAAGAGAATTGA